ACTAAATTATTTTCAAGGATGATTTGAAGCGTCCTCTATGTGTTGTGTGGGCTTAATTGATCTCAATTTTGGGGTCTAATCTGGTTTCAATTGGTCACAATTTGTGGGTCTAATCTGGTTTCAATTGGTCTCAATTTGTGGGTCTAATCTGGTTTCAAATGATCTCAACTTGGGGGTCTAATCTGGTTTCAATCGGCGTTGACTCATGATTAGGTTCTTCTCCTTAATGGGCTTCAACGAGTCCTGTGAAGCAGGCGTGAGGTTGCGACCGGTGGCTTACCCGATGCGCTCGAACAGCTACCACCGGCTGGTCTCCTACACCAAACACTTGGCGGCCGAGGCGAAGCAGGGCAGGCACCATGAGGCCCTCGACCTGTTCGCCCAAATGTTCGCCTCTCCCGACCTCGCCCTCGACCCCTTCGTCTTCTCCCTCGCGCTCAAGTCGGCCGCCGTCCTCCGGCTTCCCCTCACCGTCCGCGCCGTCCACGCTCACGCCGTCAAGTCCGGCCTGCTCCACGACCCCTATGTCGCGTCCTCGCTCGTCGACTCCTACGGGAAGTGCGCCTCGCTCGTCCACGCGAGGAAGTTGTTCGACGATTGCACCCAGCGGAACGCTGTTGTGTGGAACGCCTTGATCTCGCTCTACTGTCGCTCGGGTGACGTCCCCAGCGCGCTACGGCTGTTCGAGCTCATGGACGTGCCCCCGACCGCGTCGTCCTACAACTCGGTTATCGCGGCCATCGCGGAGTTCGGCGGAGGTTCAGGTTCGTCTCGAGCCATCGAGTTGTGTAGGAAGATGCAGGTCGCTGGCATTAAGCCCAACCTAATCACAACTTTGGCTTTGTTCCCTGCTTGCGTTGGCACTGGAGCGTTGAATTCGATCAAAGAGATTCATGGCTTTGCTCTTAGGAATCACATTCAGCCAAATTCGCAGTTTGATAGCGGGCTGGTTGAAGCTTATGGGCGTGGCGGCTGCTTACCCTATGCAAGTTGTGTTTTCGATGAAATGGAGGAAAGGGATGTAGTCTCGTGGAGCTCCATGTTGTCAGTTTATGCATTTCATGGCCATGCTAACAGAGCGATGTCAGTGCTcaaagaaatggaattggataacATTCGGCCGGATGGGATCATGTTCCTCAGCGTACTGAAAGCGTGCAGTCATGCTGGACTGGCGGATGATGCGTTGAAGTATTTTGACATCATGACTAAGGTGTATGGACTCGACGCAGGCAGTGATCACTACTCGTGTTTGGTGGATGTATTGAGTCGAGCAGGTTGGTTGAAAGAGGCGTACGAGGTCATCAGGGGGATGCCGATGAAGGCGACCCCTAAGGCCTGGGGGGCGCTTCTTGGAGCTTGCCGTAGCTATGGTGAGGTCAGACTCGCTGAGATTGCCGCAAAAGTGCTGTTTGAGATCGAGCCAGAGAATGCAGGCAATTTTGTGTTGCTTGCAAGCATATATGCAGGCGCAGGGAAATTTGAAGAGGCCGAGAGAGTGAGGATGGTGATGGAGGGAAGGGGTGTGTCGCTGAACCCAGGCGGTAGTTGGGTTGTACCTCATAGGTCTTGATTTTGCAGAGCAGTGGCTTAACATGGAAGTCTGGTTTCAACTTTCAACTCTGGAGGAGGGCTCTTGAAGAGGTGTGTTTCTCCAATACCAGTATCATTCACTGTTCTTTGTTGCTGTTTCTGTGGCTATCATCCGAATCTATCCTAAATCTTCTTAACCAAGGTATCCTTTATAatcttgtaaaagaaaaaagagttacaaaatggaaaagaaagaatcacgttAAACAACTATACTTAGTAAATTGCTTAATTTTAAATGCCATAAACAATCTCTACATCCATATGGATTTCGTGGTCCCTGTAAAATTAGATGTGTAAACCTAATATTCAATATGCAGTGAGTGGCTCCAGTGAAAATTCCCTCACTATACCATCAGTATTCAAGAAAGacacatcattaaaatataattaaattaaataaacttTAACAAAATAATTCCAGAAAATTAGATGACAAAATATTTGTAGTCATCAACCACAGTTGTAATGCTGTAATGTATATGGTCCAGAAACAGATTCTTAAAGTCTGACACTAAATCTGGCAGTAGAATTACTTAAATTTAGGATCAGTGTTGTCAAGAGACTCAAGACCACATTGGTCTAATCCATGTCATAGAGATTTTGGTGTTGGAGAGAGACCTTTCCTGGTATAACCTTTGTTGACACTTTGGCCTACCCACTGCTCTTCATTTCCTGGTAGAGTATTGTTTAgctaaaaaaaagagagaatgtaGAAAGCATTATCTGATTGCTTATAGACATTAGGAAGTCTAGATTCAACAATATAAGTGCATAGCAATAACCTCTTTTAGTTCCATCAAATAAAGTTCTGCATAATTTCTTTTAATCAAACTGATCAGTCAAATAAAGTTCTGATTGGAAGAATTTTCACATATTCAGCTAATAAACTATCCGCAAGGTTTCATGCTTGTAGGGGGCAGACAAGAAACCAGGTTTGTTGCTTAGTGAATTTGTTTCAGAAAATGCTAAGTTTAACATGGTATAGTATTATTTGGAAATTCTAAGTTTAACAAAATAACTTGTCTTGGGTGTAACAGAAGACGTAGATATGCAACGAATTTCTGGATATATGAGACTAATATTATGAAACAACATAAAAGAAGCAAAATTTTAACTTGCTCTGTGCGGTTAAGGGAAACTCTAAATCTATATAACTTGTAATTTTCTCATGATTGAATGTAGTTTGTTTACTCTTTCTTATTAATCTGAGATCCACTTGACTCTTGCTGGTGGATTGGAACATGTAAAACAGCTGGCCTTATATCATGAAATGGGATCTCTATATGTTTTGTATACCATCCTGCTAGCTTATATGGTCATATTGACATGTTCAAAGGACTGGGATATAAGTTGGGAAGAAAGAACAAGTCAGCTCAGAGCCAAACCTTGATTCTTAGGTTTATTTATCTGTTGCCAAGCAGCTCTTATGAGTTGATCATGAAACAATATGATTATTGCTTTGCAGTACAACTAAAATTTTTTAACTAATTCTTATTGTCACTGGGTCTGATTTTGCAACGGAATACAAATGAGCTATAGAGAAGCAAACATGATTGGGAATTGGTGTTAAATGTAGAAACTTGCCACTGGAAATTTAATATTGAAGGAAGAGATTATATCAGGAATGTTAAAATATATGTGAGTATGTGATATGGTTCCTCATTATTTAGGTGAGAAGACcaacatttttttgttttttttcttgacaCCCTAATGTGAATAACCTATGAGAGCTCATTTAATATCATTACCGCATGCATCAGTGATGTTTACAAGATATTACGGAAACTAACTATATGAAAGATGTCAGGTCTGATATTCTCTGAGGGggtggggtgtgtgtgtgtgtggctgaGAGGTCTACTGGAGCTGATTTAATATCATCCATGCATGCATTAATTATATTTACAAGATATTAGGGAAACTAATTATATGAACAATGTCAGGTTTGATTTTTTCTGAGGTGTGGATTGTATGTGTGGGATTGAGTTTTGGTTTGCTGAGGGAGTGATAGAATATCAGGCCCTATTCTGATtagtttttgaaaatttattgtaCATATGCTTACAGTTTAGATTCATATCAAAGGAACTTCTCAATCACTCTTGCTTGTTTAGTTTTACATAATAAGTCCATATGCTTACAGTTCAGATTCATACTAAAGAAAACTTCTCAATCAATTTTGTTTGTTTAGTTTTACATAATTAGTTCTATGGTTATTTTGTTGTCCTCTTGACTAAGTTTCAGTTGTGCTATCTCTAACAGCAACGTGTCGTCTAACCAATTTCAGAGCAATGGAGTTATCATTTCTAATAGAATGATCCAGTATCTGATCATTTCTACAGTCAATTATGCACCTCCAATACATACAAAAGTTGCACACTCGATGGACTCCATGAGAAATATGTTGCTGCTGTTGTGCAGCTGCCGGGAGCTATTGGTTTGACTTCTTTGCGTCACTTGTTAATTTtattacaatagataatatgtcaAGCatcatcagtgatttaaaaaggcgctcgggcgcttacCTAGGCTTTcaggtgaggcgaggcgaggctcgagcgcctcgctaatctcctaggcgacgcgcttcaaacagacgcctgggttaaccaaggcgaccgaaccaggattttaggtctggttcggtctctgatAGTTAGTTGGTttaaatcgaaccaactaaaatcgatataagtgagaacccaaccctaaccctcgccgctaccattgccgatcccgatcccgatcccgatcccgatcctgatcttgttgctcgccgctgtcgctgctcgcaaacgctgcctttgTCGTCGCTAGTGCCTCCCGCCGCTCGTCACTCCTGCTCTCGCTATCGTTGCTCGCTGTTGTCGTTGCTAACAAACGCTGCCTCTATTGCCGCTTGCGCCTCCCGcttctcgtcgctcctgctcccgctctcgctgctcgtcgctgtcgctgcttgcAAATGTTGCCTCTATCGCCGCTCGCACCTCTTGTTGCTCGCTGTTCCTGCTCCTGCTACCTTGCTCGCCGTT
Above is a genomic segment from Musa acuminata AAA Group cultivar baxijiao chromosome BXJ3-4, Cavendish_Baxijiao_AAA, whole genome shotgun sequence containing:
- the LOC135636122 gene encoding putative pentatricopeptide repeat-containing protein At1g03510 encodes the protein MGFNESCEAGVRLRPVAYPMRSNSYHRLVSYTKHLAAEAKQGRHHEALDLFAQMFASPDLALDPFVFSLALKSAAVLRLPLTVRAVHAHAVKSGLLHDPYVASSLVDSYGKCASLVHARKLFDDCTQRNAVVWNALISLYCRSGDVPSALRLFELMDVPPTASSYNSVIAAIAEFGGGSGSSRAIELCRKMQVAGIKPNLITTLALFPACVGTGALNSIKEIHGFALRNHIQPNSQFDSGLVEAYGRGGCLPYASCVFDEMEERDVVSWSSMLSVYAFHGHANRAMSVLKEMELDNIRPDGIMFLSVLKACSHAGLADDALKYFDIMTKVYGLDAGSDHYSCLVDVLSRAGWLKEAYEVIRGMPMKATPKAWGALLGACRSYGEVRLAEIAAKVLFEIEPENAGNFVLLASIYAGAGKFEEAERVRMVMEGRGVSLNPGGSWVVPHRS